From a single Mobula birostris isolate sMobBir1 chromosome 13, sMobBir1.hap1, whole genome shotgun sequence genomic region:
- the LOC140207493 gene encoding uncharacterized protein — translation MAHQRVYTEERPFTCSDCGKGFTCSSQLKVHQRVHSGERPFTCSDCGKRFACSSELKVHQRVHTGERPFTCSDCGKGFTQSSHLKVHQRVHTGERPFTCSDCGKGFTQSSNLLVHMSVHAGERPFTCSDCGKGFIRASELKLHQRVHTGERPFICSDCGRRFTWSSELKVHQRAHTGERPFTCSDCGKRFTCSSELKVHQQVHTGERPFTCSDCGKGFTRSSQLLVHRSVHTGEWPFTCSDCGKGFTRSSQLLVHRSVHTGERPFTCSDCGKGFTQSSHLKVHQRVHTGERPFTCSDCGKGFSRSSELKLHQRVHTGERPFTCSDCGRRFTRSSELKVHQRVHIEQRPFTCSDCGKGFTQSSELKVHQRVHTGERLITCSDFLKRFSQPHQPNVHH, via the coding sequence atggctcaccagcgagtttaCACcgaggagcggccgttcacctgctcggactgtgggaagggattcacttgctcgtctcagctgaaggtgcatcagcgagttcacagtggagagaggcctttcacctgctcagattgtggaaaACGATTCGCTtgctcatctgaactgaaggtgcatcagcgagttcacactggagagaggccgttcacctgctcagactgtgggaagggattcactcagtcatctcatctgaaagtacatcagagagttcacactggggagaggccattcacctgctcagactgcgggaagggattcactcagtcatccaacctactggtacacatgtcagttcatgctggggagaggccattcacctgctcagactgtgggaaaggattcattcggGCATCTGAACTGAagttacatcagcgagttcacactggggagagaccgttcatctgctcagactgtgggaggagattcacttggtcatctgaactgaaggtgcatcagcgagctcacactggagagaggccatttacctgctcagattgtggaaagcgattcacttgctcatctgaactgaaggtgcatcagcaagttcacacgggagagaggccgttcacctgctcagactgtggaaagggattcactcggtcatcccagcTGCTGGTACacaggtcagttcacactggggagtggccgttcacctgctcagactgtggaaagggattcactcggtcatcccagcTGCTGGTACacaggtcagttcacactggggagaggccattcacctgctcagactgtggaaaaggattcactcagtcatctcatctgaaggtacatcagagagttcacactggggagaggccattcacctgctcagactgtgggaaaggattctcacggtcatctgaactgaagttacatcagcgagttcacactggggagaggccattcacctgctcagactgtgggaggagattcactcggtcatctgaactgaaggtacatcagcgagttcacattgaacagaggccgttcacctgctcagactgtgggaaaggattcactcagtcatccgaactgaaggtacatcagcgagttcacactggggagaggctgatcacctgctcagactttctgaagagattctctcagccacatcaaccaaatgtgcatcattga